A stretch of DNA from Henriciella sp. AS95:
CCAGTGCGAGATAATGCACTGTGCTTGCCAGCACAAAAGTGAGCAGTCCGATCAAGGTTGCGATGATCATGAATGGGCTTTGTGCTGGTCGTTTCCGGACTCCTCTGCGGGAGGATTGTCGCGAAGACGTTTCAGGAAGAAATGCTCGAATAAAAAGACTGCAGCCATGCCGAAAGCCGCGATCATGATGATGACTGGATCGGCTTGCCACTTCAGGGCGATGAAGGCGATCAGGACGACGGCATCGAGTGCCATCGCACAGATAAGGATTGCGGGTGCGGCGCCGACATCCCGTCTCAAATGCCGGAAGACGCCCCAATGGATGATGATATCCATGACCAGATAGAAGATTGCGCCAAGCGAAGCGATGCGACTGAGATCGAAGAAAGCCGCGAGCAATCCGGCAGCCACAACCGTATAGACGAGCGTATGACGCTGTACCGTTCCGGGCATGCCGAAATGTCTATGCGGAATCAGGTTCATGTCGGTCAGCATGGCGAGCATGCGAGAGACGGCAAACAAGCTGGCAAGCAGGCCTGAAGCTGTCGCGATGATCGCAATCGTTACTGTGAACCACAATCCATAGTTTCCAAGTGCTGGCCGGGCCGCTTCGGCGAGAGCATAGTCCTTCGCCGCAACAATCTCCGAGACAGTGAGGGTTGATCCGACAGCGAAACAGACAAGGAGATAGATGAAAGTGCAGATCGCAAGCGAGATCATGATGGCCCGCCCGACATTGCGGGTCGGTTCCTTCACCTCGTCGCCACTGTTCGTGATGGTGGTGAATCCCTTATAGGCCAGGATGGCGAGCGCGACGCCGGCCAGGAACCCACCGGCAGATGTGCTGTCAGCGAAACCGTCTGCTGCTGGCTGGAAGCTGAATCCGGCAGCCCAGATCGCAATAAGCGCGAAAATCAGTATGCCACCAATCTTGAGAATAGCCGTGACCTTCGATACGCCGCCGATCACCTGATTACCGGCAATATTTATCACGAAAGCCAGGATAATCAGTCCGATTGCCAGCAAGGGGACGAATATGCCGCCCTCGACGCCAAACAGCTGCAGCGTGTACGCACCGAACGTGCGGGCGACCAGGCTTTCATTGATGATCATCGAGAACGCCATCAGCAGGGCTGCGCTTCCAGTCACGGTAGACGGGCCGTAAGCGCGTTGGAGTATCATCGCGATGCCGCCGGCGCTCGGATACTTGTTGGAGA
This window harbors:
- a CDS encoding APC family permease, with translation MSEDDYKQGSLTLAGTVAMGTGVMIGAGIFALTGQVAEFAGDLFPLAFLTAAIISGFSAYSYIKVSNKYPSAGGIAMILQRAYGPSTVTGSAALLMAFSMIINESLVARTFGAYTLQLFGVEGGIFVPLLAIGLIILAFVINIAGNQVIGGVSKVTAILKIGGILIFALIAIWAAGFSFQPAADGFADSTSAGGFLAGVALAILAYKGFTTITNSGDEVKEPTRNVGRAIMISLAICTFIYLLVCFAVGSTLTVSEIVAAKDYALAEAARPALGNYGLWFTVTIAIIATASGLLASLFAVSRMLAMLTDMNLIPHRHFGMPGTVQRHTLVYTVVAAGLLAAFFDLSRIASLGAIFYLVMDIIIHWGVFRHLRRDVGAAPAILICAMALDAVVLIAFIALKWQADPVIIMIAAFGMAAVFLFEHFFLKRLRDNPPAEESGNDQHKAHS